Proteins from a single region of Stappia sp. ES.058:
- a CDS encoding TetR/AcrR family transcriptional regulator — translation MTDMLDTTRSDSPQAATRDGAASTAAHETRQRIVETANKLFHVYGYQKTTVADIARELGMSPANVYRFFASKAELTKAVTGLVTADLRSVMVMEPSTKMQGSCERLREMVRRHFHHMRERYADNRKIHDLLEAAMEEAWDEIETHKARMRSAFADVIRDGISTGEFPEQDVETSAMLFQHSLIMFFHPALVAQTCRCFAEGQQDHLFEPMVDFALAALRDGRFRELPQELKQTV, via the coding sequence ATGACGGACATGCTGGACACGACGAGATCCGACAGCCCGCAGGCTGCCACCCGTGACGGCGCCGCAAGCACGGCTGCGCATGAGACACGCCAGCGCATTGTCGAGACCGCCAACAAGCTCTTCCACGTCTACGGCTACCAGAAGACGACCGTCGCCGACATCGCCCGCGAACTCGGCATGTCGCCGGCCAACGTCTACCGGTTCTTCGCCTCCAAGGCGGAACTCACCAAAGCAGTAACCGGACTGGTGACGGCCGATCTTCGCTCCGTAATGGTGATGGAGCCATCGACGAAAATGCAAGGCAGCTGCGAGCGGCTGCGCGAGATGGTGCGCCGGCATTTTCATCACATGCGCGAGCGCTACGCCGACAATCGCAAGATCCACGATCTCCTCGAAGCGGCGATGGAGGAAGCGTGGGACGAGATCGAGACCCACAAGGCCCGGATGCGCAGCGCCTTTGCGGATGTGATCCGCGACGGAATTTCAACGGGCGAATTTCCGGAGCAGGACGTGGAAACGTCGGCGATGCTGTTCCAGCATTCGCTGATCATGTTCTTTCATCCGGCGCTGGTCGCGCAGACCTGCCGCTGCTTTGCGGAAGGTCAGCAGGACCATCTGTTCGAGCCGATGGTGGATTTCGCCCTCGCCGCCTTGCGCGATGGCCGGTTTCGCGAGCTCCCTCAGGAACTCAAGCAAACGGTCTGA